In Kogia breviceps isolate mKogBre1 chromosome 7, mKogBre1 haplotype 1, whole genome shotgun sequence, a single window of DNA contains:
- the WNT11 gene encoding protein Wnt-11 isoform X2, producing MRARPQVCQALLFALALQTSVCYGIKWLALSKTPAALALNQTQHCKQLEGLVSAQVQLCRSNLELMHTIVHAAREVMKACRRAFADMRWNCSSIELAPNYLLDLERGTRESAFVYALSAAAISHAIARACTSGDLPGCSCGPVPGEPPGPGNRWGGCADNLSYGLLMGAKFSDAPMKVKKTGSQANKLMRLHNSEVGRQLLGACLAPPPPGGPPGFGLENVGGAQGALSWESGALNSLCDIGRVTSSLASVVPIYKMGWVGALWSPLVTFLRLFLWGSGPRPVWKEPWRGLRSIRPLLKGCLLGSNGDSLPAPKPTPTS from the exons ATGAGGGCGCGGCCGCAGGTCTGCCAGGCGCTGCTCTTCGCCCTGGCGCTCCAGACCAGTGTGTGCTATGGCATCAAGTGGCT GGCACTCTCCAAGACCCCGGCGGCCCTGGCACTGAACCAGACGCAGCACTGCAAGCAGCTGGAGGGCCTGGTGTCCGCGCAGGTACAGCTGTGCCGCAGCAACCTGGAGCTCATGCACACCATCGTGCATGCCGCCCGCGAGGTCATGAAGGCCTGCCGCCGGGCCTTCGCGGACATGCGCTGGAACTGCTCCTCCATCGAGCTCGCCCCCAACTACCTGCTTGACCTGGAGAGAG GGACCCGGGAGTCAGCCTTCGTGTATGCGCTGTCGGCGGCCGCCATCAGCCACGCCATCGCCCGGGCCTGCACCTCCGGCGACCTGCCCGGCTGCTCCTGCGGCCCCGTCCCAGGTGAGCCACCCGGGCCCGGGAACCGCTGGGGAGGATGTGCGGACAACCTCAGCTACGGGCTCCTCATGGGGGCCAAGTTTTCCGATGCTCCTATGAAGGTGAAAAAAACAGGATCCCAAGCCAATAAACTGATGCGTCTACACAACAGTGAAGTGGGGAGACAG CTGCTTGGGGCTtgcctggctcctcctcctccagggggTCCACCAGGATTTGGGTTGGAGAACGTCGGTGGAGCACAAGGAGCTCTGAGCTGGGAGTCAGGAGCTCTAAACTCACTGTGTGACATTGGGCGAGTCACTTCCTCCCTGGCCTCAGTtgttcccatctataaaatggggtgggTTGGTGCTCTCTGGTCCCCATTGGTCACATTCCTCAGGCTCTTCCTCTGGGGCTCTGGGCCAAGGCCGGTGTGGAAGGAACCATGGAGAGGGCTGCGGAGCATCAGACCCTTGCTAAAGGGTTGTCTCCTTGGATCTAATGGGGACTCTCTCCCGGCTCCAAAACCCACCCCAACCTCCTAA